The following are encoded together in the Ktedonobacterales bacterium genome:
- the rpe gene encoding ribulose-phosphate 3-epimerase produces MAVIVPSILSADFARLGEQVREAEAGGADRIQIDVMDGRFVPNITVGPLIVEAVRRCTSLPLEAHLMIVEPERYVEDFARAGADIIIVHQEVSPHLHRTVQHIKQLGKGAGVAINPATPAETLEEILPDLDLALAMTVNPGFGGQDFIPRVLSKLRRLRAMIDAARPGCDLEVDGGIHAETAPLVVAAGANALVAGSAVYNNHESVAQAIQRLRDSLK; encoded by the coding sequence ATGGCTGTAATTGTTCCCTCGATCCTCTCGGCGGATTTTGCTCGGCTGGGCGAACAGGTGCGCGAGGCAGAGGCGGGCGGCGCTGACCGCATTCAGATTGATGTGATGGATGGCCGCTTTGTCCCCAATATCACTGTCGGGCCGCTGATTGTCGAGGCGGTGCGGCGCTGCACCAGCCTGCCGCTGGAAGCGCACCTGATGATTGTCGAGCCGGAGCGTTACGTGGAGGATTTTGCCAGAGCGGGCGCAGATATTATCATCGTCCATCAGGAGGTTTCGCCGCATCTGCACCGCACCGTCCAGCATATCAAGCAGTTGGGCAAGGGCGCGGGCGTGGCGATCAATCCGGCCACGCCTGCCGAAACGCTGGAAGAGATTCTGCCCGATCTCGATCTCGCGCTGGCGATGACCGTCAATCCTGGCTTTGGCGGCCAGGATTTTATCCCCCGCGTTCTCTCCAAACTGCGTCGGCTGCGCGCGATGATTGATGCCGCGCGCCCCGGCTGTGACCTGGAGGTGGATGGCGGCATTCATGCCGAGACCGCGCCGCTGGTGGTGGCGGCGGGCGCAAACGCGCTGGTGGCAGGCTCCGCCGTCTATAACAACCACGAGTCCGTTGCTCAGGCCATCCAGCGCCTCCGCGATAGCCTGAAATAG